The DNA window AGGATTATTTTCCATTGCCTCACATTGATGTTCTGGTTGACTCAGCTGCAGAAATGTTGTGGTACGCTTGCTGTGATGGTTTTTCAGGTTACAATCAAATACTAACTGCCCAAATCCATAAAGCCAAGACATCATTCATTACTGAATGGGGAACATTTTGCTACAAAGTTATGCCGTTTGGATTAAAGAATGCAGGAGCCACTTACCAACGGGCTGTGACGACTCTATTTCATGATATGATGCATAAAGAAGTGGAGATTTATGTCGATGATATGGTAGTAAAAGCAAAGTCTGAAGAGGAATACTTTGAAGCCCTTGAAAAGTTTTTAGATAGGGTTATCAAATACAACCTTAGACTAAATCCCAaaaagtgtatttttggtgtggGATCTTGTAAATTACTGGGATATGTGGTGAGCCAAAGAGGAATAAAGATTGATCCCGATAAAGAAAAAGCTATAAAAGAAATGCCGGCCCCAAAGACGGAAACTGAGGTTAGAGGATTTCTAGGAAGATTGCAATATATCAGCAAATTTATAGCCAAATTAACAACCGTGTGTGGTCCAATTTTCAAATTGCTAAGAAAGAATCAGCCAATGATATGGACAAAACAGTGTCAAGAAGCATTCGATAAGATCAAAGACTATTTGTCTAATCCTCCGATCCTAAAGCCTCCCAAATCACGAAAACCTTTGACATTGTATCTTTCTATAGAGGATCAAGCAATGGGAGCTATGCTAGCACAAGAAGACGTGGGATATGTGGAGCATGCCGTATACTATCTCAGTAAAAAACTAAGTGAAAATGAATAGAGATATACAATGATGGAGAAAATGTGTCTGGCAATGGTGTGGCTCACTAAAAAATTAAGACACTATTTTATGAATTACCAAATTGATGTGGTGTCAAAAATTGATCCCATGCGATATTTATACAGAACTCCATTCTGATAGGAAAGCTTGGGAGGTGGTTACTTCTACTGTCGGAATTTGATATACAATACATACCCAAGAAGGTAATTAAGGGGAGAGCTGTGGCTGACTTCCTAGCACACAATCCAGTAGATGATAGTGAAGTAATTGACTTTTCCTTCCCAGATGAAGACATTAGACTAATAGATATTGGAAAGTGGAAAATGTACTTCGATGGTGCTGCAAATAAAAGTGGAGCTGGTATTGGCGTCATTTTGGTTTCCCCAGAAGGTGAATGGATGCCATTATCCAAAAGGCTAGATTTTTGGGCCACCAACAACATGTCTGAATACGAAGCTTGTATTTTTGGATTGGAATCATTGATATCAATAGGAATCAAACATGCAGAAATTTTTGGAGATTCCAGTCTAGTAATAAAACAAGTGAGAAAGGAGTgggaaataaaagaagaaaaattaaaaccctATCTCCAATATACTGAAGTTCTCAAGATACATTTTGATGTAGCTGAATTCAAATATATCCCCATGGAAGAAAACCAGATAGCTGATGCTTTAGCTGGATTAGCTTCAGTATGGGACGATCTTGGAAGATTGTTTGTCAAGCCACTAGTAATGGTAAGGAGTAAGGTTCCATGCTTTCAAGATGCACGAATATTAGACATCACGCAAGATGAAAAGCCTTGGTTTCATGATATTTTGAGGTTCATGCAAGATAAACATTATCCAGTAGATGCTACCACAAAGGATAGAAATTTGATTCAGAAATTGGCTCAACAATTTTTCTTATTACATGGAAAACTATATAAACGTCATCATGACTTACACCTGTTGTGCATAGATGAAGAAAAAGCCAAACAACTTATGGAGGAAGTTCATTCGGGTGTTTGTGGACCTCATATGAACGGTAAGGAATTATCTCGTAAAATCATGTGATAAGGATATTTTTGGTTGACGATGGAAGCCGATTGCATCCATTTCATTCGAAGGTGCCATAACTGTCAAATTCATGGGGATCTAAGCCATATTCCGCCATCAGAATTGCATAGTCTTACTTCGCCATGGCCCTTCTCTGCTTGGGGAATCGATATTATTGGAAAAATTCACCCGACTGCATCAAATGGTCACGAATTCATCGTGGTTTCCATAGATTACTTTACAAGATGGGTGGAAGCTGAATCCTACAAGATATTGGGGGCAAAACAAATGGCTGAATTCATTGAAACTCGCTTAATATGTAGATATGGGATTCCACACCATATTGTGAGCGACAATGGAGTACAATTCCAAGCAGAAGTGAAACAACTATTGCGTGAAAATGGGATCGAGCACCATAAGTCTTCACCGTATAGGCCTCAAGCTAATGGAGCAGTGGAAGCGGcgaataaaaatgttaaaaagattCTCGCTAAAATGGTGGAGACATACAGAGATTGGTCAAAGAAATTACCATACGCCTTACACGGGTACAGAAGAACAGCAAGCACGTCAACTGGTGCAACCCCATACTCCTTAGTATATGGAATGGAGGTTGTCTTGCCTATTGAGGTTGAATTACAATCACTTAGGTGGTGTTGGAGGCTCAAGTCCCAGAATACGAATGGGCTAGAGCAAGATATGAACAATTGGCTGTATTGGACGAGAAAAGAACGCGAGCAATGTTCAATAACCACATGTACCAAAGGCGAATTGCCAGAACTTTCAACAAGAAGGTCAAAATAAGCAAAATAAAAACAGGCGATTTGGTGTTGAAGCAATCGAGACCAATTCCATTTGACCCAAGAGGAAAATTTCGACCTAACTAGGAAGGTCCATACTTAGTCAAAAAGATTCTCTCAAAAGGAGCTGTCAAGCTATCATATGTGGAAGGCAATGAATTCACTGAACCAATCAACCTGGATAGGTTGAAGAAATACTATGTTTAAGTGAGAGTGTGCTTTATCCCGCTAGGCTGCTACATCCAACAGCAACTTAGGCAAAAGTTAGGGATTGAGAGAAAATATTTAGTTTGAAAACCCTTATGGGCAAACTAATAACAGGTTGTGCAAATTGCTAAAACATTGTACCcttattaaatgaaataaacatatcaaattgatatttaaatatgaGTGCATTTAATTTAGTATTGTATTATGCATTAATCAGGGAAGACTTAGAACAAATAAGTCACCCACCCTATCCACAAAGTGGTCAAACTACGTGGACTTTGATCCTGCAAAAGCAGGTACGTAGGCACTCAAACCATTGAGTTCAAGTCCAATCACAAAACAAATATGTCCATTTCTTTCGCAACCTaccattgaaaataaattttggaaGTCTATTGCGAACTACGCTAACTTTGATCCTGCCACAGCAGGTACGTAGGCACTCAAATCATTGAGTTCAAGtctagttaattaaaaaaaatcattttcatacATTCATCTATCCTAACAAATTTACCTCATGAAATATCCACCCCCTccaaatttctaatttaaactTACTTCATTCAAAATCTTGCCAAAcctgattttttttcctttgtcaTCCGTTACATCATAAATTTCATCATTGAGCATATTTTTCCtcattaataaaaagaaaaaaaaaataataaaataaacgcTCGTCGAGTTGAAAATCTGCAAAGGGCGACTCGAGCAAAAATTAGAGCAGCTCGTTGAGTTGAAAACCCAAAGAGGGCGGCTCAAGCAAAAATTAGAGCAAATCCCGTTGAGTCGAAAACCTCTGTAGGCGGCTCACGCAAAAAAAAAGagtgaacaaaaataaaatgaaacaaaagctCATCGAGCCGAAAACCAGCAAAGGGCGGCTCGAGCAAAAATTAGAGCTGCTCGTCAAGTTGAAAACCCGCAAAGGGCGACTCGGGCAAAAATTAGAGCACACAAATTGACGAAGCTGAAAACCCGCAAAAGGGCGGCTTAGATAAAGATCAATATAAAAACTTTGCCCAAGACAATGAGGTGAAACAACATTGAAAGATCTATTATCGCGCAATTTTACTTTAAAGAATTATATCATTTCTTATTTTGAGCTACCAATAAAGATTTCATGGCAAGTAAATGATATATGCGGCGTGAAGATAATCTGTCAAGACTTTTgaagtaagaaaaaaaaactgaatgAAAGATCATTTGAATCATCAACGACAACCTATTGGGGGCAATGTTCTTACACTCACACATATCCATGCATACATGTTGTCTCTAAAAAATTAGGGGCATTCATATACACGACATCTTTTGATTTACTTTTGGAACATTCCGAATCATACAAATAATATGGAAAATCTGGATATGGAAATATTATGACCTACTTAATGGTCTTATTCATTGGCTCATAAAAAAGTCAATGGTACTCATAACTTACACAACGGTTATGAAATTGGATAGCCTACGCAACGGCTAAAAAA is part of the Mercurialis annua linkage group LG3, ddMerAnnu1.2, whole genome shotgun sequence genome and encodes:
- the LOC126672430 gene encoding uncharacterized protein LOC126672430; this translates as MEKMCLAMNSILIGKLGRWLLLLSEFDIQYIPKKVIKGRAVADFLAHNPVDDSEVIDFSFPDEDIRLIDIGKWKMYFDGAANKSGAGIGVILVSPEGEWMPLSKRLDFWATNNMSEYEACIFGLESLISIGIKHAEIFGDSSLVIKQVRKEWEIKEEKLKPYLQYTEVLKIHFDVAEFKYIPMEENQIADALAGLASVWDDLGRLFVKPLVMVRSKVPCFQDARILDITQDEKPWFHDILRFMQDKHYPVDATTKDRNLIQKLAQQFFLLHGKLYKRHHDLHLLCIDEEKAKQLMEEVHSGVCGPHMNGKELSRKIM
- the LOC126672432 gene encoding uncharacterized protein LOC126672432, giving the protein MEADCIHFIRRCHNCQIHGDLSHIPPSELHSLTSPWPFSAWGIDIIGKIHPTASNGHEFIVVSIDYFTRWVEAESYKILGAKQMAEFIETRLICRYGIPHHIVSDNGVQFQAEVKQLLRENGIEHHKSSPYRPQANGAVEAANKNVKKILAKMVETYRDWSKKLPYALHGYRRTASTSTGATPYSLVYGMEVVLPIEVELQSLRWCWRLKSQNTNGLEQDMNNWLYWTRKEREQCSITTCTKGELPELSTRREDLEQISHPPYPQSGQTTWTLILQKQLAHQLFTDSSQLHGSHISY